The following proteins are co-located in the Mesorhizobium sp. M1E.F.Ca.ET.045.02.1.1 genome:
- a CDS encoding UDP-2,3-diacylglucosamine diphosphatase, whose protein sequence is MSGPEPRTFRTMFISDVHLGSKAAKADFLIDFLRYHDADTIYLVGDIVDGWRLRRSWHWPQSHNDVVQKLLRKARKGASITYIAGNHDEFARQFQGVHFGGIVVADRAVHETADGRRLLVIHGDQFDTVVHNQRWLAYLGDYAYDAAMLVNRVVTKLRHLLGLPYWSFSSWAKVKVKKAVNFIGSFQTVLSEEARRSHVDGVICGHIHHAAIEDYGDVRYINTGDWVESCTAVVEHFDGRMEILTWAHVLPESSAGKDVLVPVDIAGLKGRAAKAA, encoded by the coding sequence ATGTCCGGTCCAGAACCCCGCACTTTCCGAACCATGTTCATTTCCGACGTGCATCTCGGGTCGAAGGCGGCCAAGGCCGATTTCCTGATCGATTTCCTGCGCTACCACGATGCCGATACCATCTATCTGGTCGGCGACATCGTCGACGGCTGGCGCCTGCGGCGTAGCTGGCATTGGCCGCAGAGCCACAACGACGTCGTGCAGAAATTGCTGCGCAAAGCGCGCAAGGGCGCCTCGATCACCTACATCGCCGGCAACCACGACGAATTCGCCCGCCAGTTCCAGGGCGTGCATTTCGGCGGCATCGTCGTTGCCGACCGCGCGGTCCACGAGACGGCCGACGGCAGGCGGCTGCTCGTCATCCATGGCGACCAGTTCGACACGGTGGTGCACAACCAGCGCTGGCTCGCCTATCTCGGCGACTATGCCTATGACGCGGCGATGCTGGTCAATCGCGTCGTGACCAAGCTGCGCCACCTGCTCGGGCTGCCTTACTGGTCGTTCTCGTCCTGGGCCAAGGTCAAGGTCAAGAAGGCGGTGAACTTCATCGGCTCGTTCCAGACCGTCCTCTCCGAGGAAGCGCGGCGCTCGCATGTCGACGGCGTGATCTGCGGCCACATCCACCATGCCGCGATCGAGGACTATGGCGACGTGCGGTACATCAACACCGGCGACTGGGTGGAAAGCTGCACGGCGGTGGTCGAGCATTTCGACGGCCGCATGGAGATCCTGACCTGGGCGCATGTTCTGCCCGAATCCTCGGCCGGCAAGGATGTGCTGGTGCCCGTCGATATCGCCGGCCTCAAGGGCAGGGCGGCCAAGGCCGCCTGA
- a CDS encoding MFS transporter, giving the protein MSLPPLSPEQLVKPSHFELRMSLIFATLFVSQGTHLPYFPLWLQAKGFHAEQIAVILAAPMFLRVVTTPMLTALADRAKDRTDVYIALVAASMIISAGYFLPATYAIVLAVSLVLTIVWTPHSPLADSLALSGVRRFGSNYTGMRKWGSISYLCANVVGGFILAVTGAEAVPAIIFVAIAAALVAALFAPRMGRPRKASPLSAADIQHSAPSLFNAYFLYFTLGVGIITASHAFLYGFVSIYWKSIGISDSVVGLLWAWGVVSEVCMFLFFNRIFASVTVVKVMLIAGIGSIVRWIAFPLVWPLGLGVAGFFGVQTLHSVSVAMVLIGLQKMIGETVSEERTGAAQGIAYFFNGFFMAAVTLASGPLYDRFGVDGFLAMIPIAIIGLALIGLAARSTPQRPVRR; this is encoded by the coding sequence ATGTCGCTGCCGCCGCTTTCGCCTGAGCAACTCGTCAAGCCCAGCCATTTCGAACTGCGCATGAGCCTGATCTTCGCGACCTTGTTCGTGTCGCAGGGCACGCATCTGCCCTATTTCCCGCTCTGGCTGCAGGCGAAAGGTTTTCACGCCGAACAGATCGCCGTCATCCTGGCCGCGCCGATGTTCCTGCGCGTCGTGACGACGCCGATGCTGACCGCGCTTGCCGACCGGGCGAAGGACCGGACCGACGTCTATATCGCGCTGGTTGCGGCATCGATGATCATTTCGGCCGGCTATTTCCTGCCGGCCACCTATGCGATCGTGCTCGCAGTGTCGCTCGTTTTGACGATCGTCTGGACGCCGCATTCGCCGCTGGCCGACTCGCTGGCGTTGTCGGGCGTGCGCCGCTTCGGCTCCAACTACACCGGCATGCGCAAATGGGGCTCGATCTCCTATCTTTGCGCCAATGTGGTTGGCGGCTTCATCCTCGCGGTGACCGGAGCTGAGGCTGTGCCGGCGATCATCTTCGTGGCCATTGCCGCGGCACTTGTTGCTGCGCTGTTTGCGCCGCGCATGGGACGGCCCCGCAAGGCATCGCCGCTGTCGGCGGCCGACATCCAGCATTCGGCCCCGAGCCTTTTCAACGCCTATTTCCTCTATTTCACGCTCGGTGTCGGGATCATCACCGCCAGCCACGCCTTTCTCTACGGCTTCGTGTCGATCTACTGGAAGTCGATCGGCATCAGCGATTCCGTTGTCGGCCTGCTGTGGGCCTGGGGCGTGGTGTCGGAAGTCTGCATGTTCTTGTTCTTCAACCGTATTTTCGCATCTGTCACGGTCGTGAAAGTTATGCTGATCGCCGGCATCGGCTCGATCGTGCGCTGGATCGCCTTTCCGCTGGTCTGGCCGCTTGGCCTGGGCGTCGCCGGCTTCTTCGGCGTCCAGACGCTGCATTCGGTGTCGGTTGCAATGGTCCTGATCGGCCTGCAGAAGATGATAGGCGAAACGGTTTCCGAAGAGCGCACGGGTGCCGCGCAAGGTATCGCCTATTTCTTCAACGGCTTCTTCATGGCCGCGGTGACGCTGGCCTCCGGCCCGCTCTACGATCGCTTCGGCGTCGATGGCTTCCTGGCCATGATTCCGATCGCGATCATTGGCCTTGCGTTGATCGGGCTCGCCGCGCGCTCAACCCCACAGCGCCCGGTCAGGCGGTGA
- the dgcA gene encoding N-acetyl-D-Glu racemase DgcA yields the protein MARVISVEAERFPIAGTFTISRGSKTEAEVITVAIGDNGHVGRGECVPYKRYGETMEGVRAAIEAMRGRIEGGIDRAALLAAMPAGAARNAIDCALWDLEAKLSGSPVADAIGAASPKVLETAYTLSLGAPEAMAAQASANASRPLLKVKIGGDDDLARIRAVTEAAPRSRIILDANEGWTDDNIEANLAFAARQGIALIEQPLPAGRDGILREIAHPVPICADESVHEAKDLDSLVGLYDAVNIKLDKSGGLTEALRLRERAQELGFGIMVGCMVGTSLAMAPAVLLAQGADFVDLDGPLLLARDRDPGLVYQGSLVSPPDRALWG from the coding sequence ATGGCGCGTGTCATTTCGGTCGAGGCCGAGCGGTTCCCGATCGCGGGCACCTTCACCATCTCGCGCGGCTCGAAAACCGAGGCGGAAGTCATCACCGTGGCGATCGGCGACAATGGGCATGTCGGGCGCGGCGAATGCGTTCCCTACAAGCGCTATGGCGAGACCATGGAGGGTGTGCGCGCCGCAATCGAGGCCATGCGTGGCAGGATTGAGGGTGGCATCGACCGAGCCGCCCTGCTCGCGGCCATGCCGGCCGGCGCGGCACGCAACGCGATCGACTGTGCCCTGTGGGATCTGGAGGCAAAGCTCAGCGGCAGTCCGGTAGCGGACGCGATCGGCGCCGCCTCGCCAAAGGTGCTGGAAACCGCCTACACACTGTCGCTCGGCGCACCTGAAGCGATGGCCGCGCAGGCTAGCGCCAACGCCTCGCGGCCACTGCTCAAGGTCAAGATCGGCGGTGACGACGACTTGGCGAGAATACGCGCCGTGACGGAGGCCGCCCCGCGGAGCCGTATCATCCTCGATGCAAACGAGGGATGGACCGACGACAACATCGAGGCCAACCTCGCCTTTGCCGCCAGGCAAGGCATCGCGCTCATCGAGCAGCCGCTTCCTGCCGGCCGCGACGGCATCCTGCGCGAAATCGCGCATCCGGTGCCGATCTGCGCCGACGAAAGCGTGCATGAGGCAAAGGACCTCGATTCGCTTGTCGGCCTCTATGACGCCGTCAACATCAAGCTAGACAAGTCGGGCGGCCTGACGGAAGCGCTCAGGCTTCGCGAACGCGCCCAGGAACTGGGTTTCGGCATCATGGTGGGCTGCATGGTCGGCACGTCGCTCGCCATGGCGCCGGCTGTCTTGTTGGCTCAAGGCGCCGATTTCGTCGACCTCGACGGGCCGCTGCTGCTTGCGCGCGACCGCGATCCTGGCCTCGTCTACCAGGGATCGCTGGTGTCACCGCCTGACCGGGCGCTGTGGGGTTGA
- a CDS encoding ABC transporter permease, with protein MLTIRKRDASRTPAGEGNHQPRIAVGEEGGVLGCAFSGVWTTRTVASVDAEMRRIEKRSGAKQLMLDLSHIEKMDTAGAWLIDRLASAFEKKGVEVHVQGQSEIASILLGAVGDAVRREPESGPAGPPNIIMRALELVGRRVYEMRDDFIASMNILGATIRGAQMKLGRGHAVNPAAIFNQIDRMGVGAIPVVVLMSAIVGAIVAQQGAYQLSYFGADIFVVDLVGVLILRELGVLMTAIMLAGRSGSAITAEIGSMKMREEVDALKVIGLNPIGVLVFPRLVALVIALPCLTIIANFAALGGGIVAAWLYSDIPPAAFIDRLRVAIDLSTIFSGLIKAPFMAMIIGTIASVEGMKVGGSAESLGRHVTASVVKSIFVVIILDGLFAMFYAAIEF; from the coding sequence ATGTTGACCATCCGCAAACGCGACGCAAGCCGCACGCCTGCCGGTGAAGGCAATCACCAGCCGCGCATCGCCGTCGGCGAGGAAGGCGGCGTGCTCGGCTGCGCTTTTTCCGGTGTCTGGACGACGCGGACCGTGGCATCGGTCGACGCCGAGATGCGCAGGATCGAGAAGCGCAGCGGCGCAAAGCAGCTGATGCTCGATCTTTCGCATATCGAGAAGATGGATACGGCGGGCGCCTGGCTGATCGATCGGCTGGCCAGCGCCTTCGAGAAGAAGGGCGTCGAAGTCCACGTGCAGGGGCAGAGCGAGATCGCCTCGATCCTGCTTGGCGCCGTCGGCGACGCGGTGCGGCGCGAACCCGAATCGGGACCGGCCGGGCCGCCCAACATCATCATGCGCGCGCTGGAACTGGTCGGCCGCCGCGTCTACGAGATGCGCGACGATTTCATTGCTTCGATGAACATCCTCGGCGCCACCATTCGCGGCGCGCAGATGAAGCTCGGGCGTGGCCATGCCGTCAATCCGGCCGCGATCTTCAATCAGATCGACCGCATGGGCGTCGGCGCCATCCCTGTGGTGGTGCTGATGTCGGCGATCGTCGGGGCGATCGTCGCGCAGCAGGGCGCCTATCAGCTCAGCTATTTCGGCGCCGATATCTTCGTCGTCGATCTCGTCGGCGTGCTGATCCTGCGCGAGCTCGGCGTGCTGATGACCGCGATCATGCTCGCCGGCCGCTCGGGAAGCGCCATCACCGCAGAGATCGGCTCGATGAAGATGCGCGAAGAGGTCGACGCACTGAAGGTGATCGGGCTCAATCCGATCGGCGTTCTGGTGTTTCCGCGGCTCGTCGCCCTGGTGATCGCGCTGCCATGCCTAACGATCATCGCCAATTTCGCGGCGCTTGGCGGCGGCATCGTCGCCGCCTGGCTTTACTCCGATATCCCCCCCGCTGCCTTCATCGATCGGTTGCGCGTCGCCATCGACCTCAGCACCATCTTCTCCGGGCTGATCAAGGCGCCGTTCATGGCCATGATCATCGGCACCATTGCTTCAGTGGAAGGCATGAAGGTCGGCGGCAGCGCCGAGTCGCTCGGCCGGCACGTTACCGCCTCGGTGGTGAAGTCGATCTTCGTCGTCATCATCCTCGACGGGCTTTTCGCCATGTTCTACGCAGCGATCGAGTTCTGA
- a CDS encoding ABC transporter ATP-binding protein — protein MAVASGNGVKRTQNADESEIVLSVRDVTVAIEDKLILDKLSLDIKRGEILGFVGASGAGKSVLLRTILGLMPKQSGTIRLFGVDVDKASDAERLRIDMRLGVLFQHGALFSALTVLENVQVPMREYLDLPKKLMDELAMLKVELVGLPPDAAQKFPSELSGGMIKRAALARALALDPDIVFLDEPTSGLDPISAAEFDELVVKLRDTMDLTVYMVTHDLDTLFTACDHVAVLGKKRVLVEGTIDDMLKSEEPWVKSYFRGKRARQLDLAARA, from the coding sequence ATGGCAGTCGCGAGCGGCAACGGGGTCAAGAGGACGCAGAACGCGGATGAGAGCGAAATCGTGCTTTCGGTGCGGGACGTCACCGTTGCCATCGAGGACAAGCTGATCCTCGACAAGCTTTCCCTCGACATCAAGCGCGGCGAGATCCTGGGCTTCGTCGGCGCCTCGGGCGCCGGCAAGTCGGTCTTGCTGCGCACGATCCTCGGGCTGATGCCCAAGCAATCGGGCACGATCAGGCTGTTCGGCGTCGACGTCGACAAGGCAAGCGACGCCGAGCGCCTTCGCATCGACATGCGCCTTGGCGTTCTTTTCCAGCACGGGGCGTTGTTTTCGGCGTTGACGGTGCTCGAAAACGTGCAGGTGCCGATGCGCGAATATCTCGACCTGCCGAAGAAGCTGATGGACGAGCTCGCCATGCTCAAGGTCGAACTGGTCGGGCTGCCGCCCGACGCGGCGCAGAAATTCCCCTCCGAGCTTTCGGGCGGCATGATCAAGCGCGCGGCTCTGGCGCGCGCGCTGGCGCTCGACCCGGACATCGTCTTTCTCGACGAACCGACTTCGGGCCTCGATCCGATCAGCGCGGCCGAATTCGACGAATTGGTCGTCAAGCTACGCGATACGATGGATCTGACGGTCTATATGGTCACGCACGACCTCGACACGCTGTTCACCGCCTGCGACCACGTGGCGGTGCTCGGCAAGAAGAGGGTGCTGGTCGAAGGCACGATCGACGACATGCTGAAGAGCGAGGAGCCGTGGGTCAAATCCTATTTCCGCGGAAAACGTGCCCGGCAACTTGATCTTGCGGCGCGTGCTTAG
- a CDS encoding MlaD family protein: protein METRANYVIVGIFTLAAILAAFAFVYWTAAIGERGETTLLRVRIPGSASGLGRGSFVLFNGVKVGDVKRVYIDVDNPTVAIADTEIDRMTPITKSTQADIGLAGLTGQANIELRGADPKEAKLLDEAEKEGRVPEIVANPSAVTNLLQTAQNIFTRADKVLSDLEGFTKDVRGPLTQTVKNVETFSDALAKNSDGIDKFLSAVSSLSDQLQNVSGRLDSTLKAAEGLLNSVDKDKIKSIVANVDTVTANLKETSKQFDTTIDNVNTAVGSINDFAKQTQGTLAKVDNVLDGIDPADVRTALANIQKASDSANRAAADIAKVTDKIANRSDDINDTIKNARQLSQRLNDASVRVDGILAKVDKLLGSGEANGVMADARATLKSFKQVADTLNARLGTITDNLARFSGQGLQNVEALVQDSRRSINRIEEAVTDLSRNPQRILTGGEGEVRQFDGRARR, encoded by the coding sequence ATGGAAACCAGAGCCAACTACGTCATTGTCGGCATCTTCACACTGGCTGCGATCCTCGCGGCCTTCGCCTTCGTCTATTGGACCGCTGCGATCGGCGAAAGGGGCGAGACGACGCTTCTGCGCGTGCGCATTCCTGGCTCGGCTTCGGGCCTTGGCCGCGGCAGCTTCGTGCTCTTCAACGGCGTCAAGGTGGGCGACGTCAAGCGTGTCTATATCGACGTCGACAATCCGACCGTCGCTATCGCCGACACTGAGATCGACCGCATGACGCCGATCACCAAGTCGACGCAGGCCGATATCGGGCTCGCGGGCCTCACCGGTCAGGCCAATATCGAGCTCAGGGGCGCGGATCCCAAGGAAGCCAAGCTGCTCGACGAGGCGGAGAAGGAGGGCAGGGTCCCCGAGATCGTCGCCAATCCTTCGGCCGTGACCAACCTGTTGCAGACGGCGCAGAACATCTTCACTCGCGCCGACAAGGTGCTCTCAGATCTTGAGGGCTTCACCAAGGACGTTCGCGGCCCGCTGACGCAGACCGTCAAGAACGTCGAGACCTTCTCCGACGCGCTGGCTAAGAATTCGGACGGCATCGACAAGTTCCTGTCCGCCGTGAGCTCGCTCTCGGATCAATTGCAGAACGTGTCAGGCAGGCTCGACAGCACGTTGAAGGCCGCGGAAGGACTGCTCAACTCCGTCGACAAGGACAAGATCAAGAGCATCGTCGCCAATGTCGACACGGTCACGGCGAACCTGAAGGAAACGTCGAAGCAGTTCGACACGACCATCGACAACGTTAATACGGCGGTCGGCTCGATCAACGACTTCGCCAAGCAGACGCAAGGCACCCTGGCCAAAGTCGACAACGTGCTCGATGGGATCGATCCCGCGGATGTCCGCACGGCGCTCGCCAACATCCAGAAGGCCAGCGACAGCGCCAACAGGGCGGCCGCTGACATCGCCAAGGTCACCGACAAGATCGCCAACCGCTCCGACGATATCAACGATACCATCAAGAACGCACGCCAGCTTTCGCAGCGCCTCAACGATGCCTCGGTGCGCGTCGACGGCATCCTCGCCAAGGTCGACAAGCTTCTCGGATCCGGCGAGGCCAACGGCGTGATGGCCGACGCCAGGGCGACGCTGAAATCCTTCAAGCAGGTCGCCGATACGCTGAATGCGCGGCTTGGCACCATCACCGACAATCTGGCGCGCTTCTCCGGCCAGGGGCTGCAGAATGTCGAGGCGCTGGTTCAGGACAGCCGGCGCTCGATCAACCGCATCGAGGAAGCGGTGACTGACCTCAGCCGCAACCCGCAGCGCATTCTGACGGGCGGCGAGGGTGAGGTTCGTCAGTTTGACGGCAGGGCACGGCGTTGA
- a CDS encoding ABC-type transport auxiliary lipoprotein family protein, giving the protein MRGLKSVAAAALALALAGCAALGGKPAPLDTFELSAPAVDMHGHSRRQILIAQPSALKALDSQNIVIRPSDQSIQFLKGAQWADRLPLIVQARLAETFQRSGSFAGVGKPGEGLAIDYQIIVEVRSFEVRVDGGEHADVDLFVRILNDRNGEVRASKSFTASAPVSGGGNAAFVGALDNAFGQAAKDIVRWTDSVI; this is encoded by the coding sequence GTGAGAGGGTTGAAGTCGGTTGCCGCCGCGGCGCTCGCGCTTGCGCTTGCCGGATGCGCGGCGCTGGGAGGCAAGCCGGCGCCGCTCGATACGTTCGAGCTTTCTGCTCCGGCGGTCGACATGCACGGCCATAGCCGCCGCCAGATCCTGATCGCCCAGCCTTCTGCGCTGAAGGCGCTGGACAGCCAGAACATCGTCATCAGGCCGTCCGACCAGTCGATCCAGTTCCTCAAGGGCGCGCAATGGGCGGATCGCCTGCCGCTGATCGTGCAGGCCAGGCTCGCCGAGACCTTCCAGCGTTCCGGCAGTTTTGCCGGCGTCGGCAAGCCGGGCGAGGGGCTGGCGATCGACTATCAGATCATCGTCGAGGTCCGCTCCTTCGAAGTCCGCGTCGACGGCGGCGAACATGCCGATGTCGACCTGTTCGTGCGCATCCTCAACGACCGCAATGGCGAGGTGCGCGCCTCCAAGAGCTTCACCGCGAGCGCGCCGGTCTCCGGCGGCGGCAACGCCGCCTTTGTCGGCGCGCTGGACAACGCCTTCGGCCAGGCGGCGAAGGACATCGTCCGCTGGACGGACTCGGTGATCTGA
- a CDS encoding Hpt domain-containing protein, producing MRGESGIAFSMPGGDVSGTAGSRPVDLAHLARQTMDDRALEQEVLALFVQQALSVRDKILDADARERVLLAHSLKGSARGIGAFAVAECAAAIEKQPEDTRTLKKLGMLIDEVRDFIAAISR from the coding sequence ATGCGTGGCGAAAGTGGAATCGCGTTTTCCATGCCCGGCGGAGACGTGTCGGGAACGGCAGGGTCGCGACCTGTGGATTTGGCCCATTTGGCGCGGCAGACGATGGACGATCGCGCGCTCGAACAGGAAGTGCTGGCGCTGTTCGTGCAGCAGGCGCTTTCGGTGCGTGACAAGATCCTCGACGCCGATGCCAGGGAACGTGTGCTCCTAGCTCACAGCCTGAAAGGCTCGGCGCGCGGCATCGGTGCCTTTGCCGTCGCCGAATGCGCCGCAGCCATCGAAAAGCAGCCCGAGGACACCCGCACCCTGAAGAAGCTCGGCATGCTGATCGACGAAGTGCGGGATTTCATCGCCGCCATCAGCCGCTGA
- a CDS encoding 2Fe-2S iron-sulfur cluster-binding protein encodes MTKLTFIANDGTRFDVEAENGSTVMENAIRNAVPGIEAECGGACACATCHVYVDEAWIAEVGEPEAMEEDMLDFAYDVQPNSRLSCQIKVRDALDGLVVRVPERQG; translated from the coding sequence ATGACCAAGCTGACTTTCATCGCCAATGACGGCACTCGATTCGACGTGGAAGCCGAGAACGGCTCGACCGTCATGGAAAACGCGATCCGCAACGCGGTGCCCGGCATCGAGGCCGAATGCGGCGGCGCCTGCGCCTGCGCGACCTGCCATGTTTATGTCGACGAGGCCTGGATCGCGGAGGTCGGGGAGCCCGAGGCGATGGAAGAGGACATGCTGGACTTCGCCTATGACGTCCAGCCGAACTCGCGCCTGTCCTGCCAGATCAAGGTGCGCGACGCGCTCGACGGGCTTGTCGTGCGCGTGCCCGAGCGCCAGGGCTGA
- a CDS encoding NAD(P)/FAD-dependent oxidoreductase, whose product MTDTIKTDVLIVGAGPIGLFAVFELGLFDMKCHLIDILDRPGGQCAELYPEKPIYDIPGWPIITAQGLVDKLMEQIHPFKPGFTFNRMVSSLKKLEDGSFRVTTDENEVFEAKVVVIAAGGGSFQPKRPPIPGVEDYEGKSVFYSVRRMEDFRGHDLVIVGGGDSALDWTLNLQPVAKSVTLVHRRPEFRAAPDSVNKMYAMQEMKQLRFLVGQVSGLAGADGRLSSATIKGGPDGDIEVPCTRMLPFFGLTMKLGPIAEWGLNLHENLIPVDTEKFQTSVPGIFAVGDINWYPGKLKLILSGFHEVALMAQAAKRIISPGERIVFQYTTSSTSLQKKLGVHE is encoded by the coding sequence ATGACGGACACGATCAAGACGGACGTACTCATTGTCGGGGCGGGGCCGATCGGTCTGTTCGCCGTGTTCGAGCTCGGCCTGTTCGACATGAAGTGCCATCTGATCGACATTCTCGACCGTCCCGGGGGGCAATGCGCCGAGCTCTACCCGGAAAAGCCGATCTACGACATTCCCGGCTGGCCGATCATCACGGCGCAGGGGCTGGTCGACAAGCTCATGGAACAGATACATCCGTTCAAGCCGGGGTTCACCTTCAACCGGATGGTCTCGAGCCTCAAAAAGCTCGAGGACGGCAGCTTCCGCGTCACCACGGATGAAAACGAGGTGTTCGAGGCCAAGGTGGTGGTGATTGCCGCAGGCGGCGGTTCGTTCCAACCCAAGCGCCCGCCCATCCCTGGTGTCGAGGATTATGAGGGAAAGAGCGTCTTCTACTCCGTCCGGCGCATGGAGGATTTCCGCGGCCATGACCTCGTCATCGTCGGCGGCGGCGACTCGGCGCTCGACTGGACGCTCAACCTGCAGCCGGTCGCGAAGAGCGTGACGCTCGTCCACCGGCGCCCGGAGTTCCGGGCAGCGCCCGACAGCGTCAACAAGATGTATGCCATGCAGGAGATGAAGCAGCTGCGATTCCTTGTCGGTCAGGTGAGCGGCCTTGCGGGCGCCGATGGCCGGCTTTCATCCGCGACCATCAAGGGCGGCCCGGATGGCGATATCGAGGTGCCCTGCACCCGCATGCTGCCGTTCTTCGGTCTCACCATGAAGCTCGGGCCGATCGCCGAATGGGGGCTGAACCTGCATGAGAACCTTATCCCGGTCGACACCGAGAAATTCCAGACGTCGGTCCCCGGTATCTTCGCCGTCGGCGACATCAACTGGTATCCGGGCAAGTTGAAGCTGATCCTGTCGGGCTTCCACGAGGTCGCTCTGATGGCGCAGGCGGCCAAGCGCATCATCAGCCCCGGCGAGCGCATTGTTTTCCAGTACACGACCTCGTCGACCAGCCTCCAGAAGAAGCTCGGCGTCCACGAGTGA
- a CDS encoding DUF922 domain-containing protein, whose translation MMNRSPLCALMLILAVMPAGAASLVKTYSYFSVTGRTLDDIEKQLTKNGPEVKSTGSRHPGATQMAFTTRVSYAQTANSCRIANAQVTVKVKVILPEWRRPRKADPEVRLFWDTLSADIKRHEERHVEIAKNHARELEDALRATYPQKTCEAAKAKAAEISAAVLARHDRAQVQFDRVESVNFESRIIRLLRYRMQRIQSGQLPPA comes from the coding sequence ATGATGAACCGCTCCCCGCTCTGCGCCCTGATGCTCATCCTCGCCGTCATGCCGGCCGGCGCGGCCAGCCTGGTGAAGACCTACAGCTATTTCAGCGTCACCGGCCGCACGCTGGACGATATCGAAAAGCAGCTGACGAAAAACGGCCCCGAGGTGAAGAGTACCGGCTCCAGGCACCCGGGCGCAACGCAGATGGCTTTCACCACCCGCGTCAGCTACGCGCAGACGGCGAATTCCTGCCGGATCGCCAATGCGCAGGTTACCGTGAAGGTCAAGGTCATCCTTCCGGAATGGCGGCGGCCGCGCAAGGCCGATCCTGAAGTCAGGCTGTTCTGGGACACGCTGTCGGCGGACATCAAGCGCCACGAGGAGCGCCATGTCGAGATCGCCAAGAACCACGCGCGCGAACTCGAGGATGCGCTGAGGGCGACCTATCCGCAGAAGACCTGCGAAGCCGCGAAGGCGAAGGCCGCCGAGATCTCGGCCGCCGTCCTCGCCCGGCACGACCGCGCCCAGGTGCAGTTCGACCGCGTCGAAAGCGTCAACTTCGAAAGCCGGATCATCCGGCTTCTGCGCTACCGGATGCAGCGCATCCAAAGCGGCCAATTGCCGCCGGCTTGA
- the folP gene encoding dihydropteroate synthase, translating to MTTRRWQLAHGRHLDLGPKAVVVGILNVTPDSFSDGGLFIAPEKAVAQARRMVEEGAAVIDVGGESTRPGFAPITAEEEQGRVLPVIEALASSGNVLISIDTYREDTARRAIAAGAHIVNDVWGLQREPGIARVAAETGAGLIIMHTGRERQKLPDVIDDQFLFLRRSLEIARANYVADGQIVLDAGFGFAKETTEENLDLMARFSELTALGFPLMAGTSRKRFIGGVTGREPAERAVGTAATSVILRLKGADLFRVHDVAINVDALAVADAMLARENLSSGR from the coding sequence ATGACGACAAGGCGATGGCAGCTCGCGCATGGACGCCATCTCGACCTCGGCCCCAAGGCGGTCGTCGTCGGCATCCTCAACGTCACTCCGGACAGTTTTTCCGATGGCGGGCTGTTCATCGCCCCGGAGAAGGCGGTGGCGCAGGCGCGCCGCATGGTGGAAGAGGGGGCTGCCGTCATCGATGTCGGCGGGGAATCGACGCGTCCGGGTTTCGCACCGATCACCGCCGAGGAAGAGCAAGGGCGGGTGCTGCCGGTCATCGAGGCATTGGCGTCCTCGGGCAACGTCCTGATTTCGATCGACACTTATCGCGAGGATACCGCGCGGCGCGCCATTGCCGCCGGCGCGCATATCGTCAACGATGTCTGGGGCCTGCAGCGCGAGCCCGGCATAGCCCGTGTTGCCGCCGAGACCGGCGCGGGATTGATCATCATGCACACAGGCCGCGAGCGCCAGAAACTCCCGGACGTGATCGACGACCAGTTCCTGTTCCTGCGCAGATCGCTGGAGATCGCGCGCGCCAACTATGTTGCCGACGGCCAGATCGTGCTCGACGCCGGCTTCGGCTTCGCCAAGGAGACGACGGAGGAAAATCTCGATCTGATGGCGCGGTTTTCCGAACTCACAGCGCTCGGCTTTCCGCTGATGGCGGGGACGTCGCGGAAGCGTTTCATCGGCGGTGTCACGGGGCGCGAGCCTGCCGAGCGGGCCGTTGGAACGGCGGCCACCAGCGTCATCCTGCGGCTCAAAGGCGCCGACCTTTTTCGCGTCCACGATGTCGCAATCAACGTGGATGCGCTGGCGGTGGCCGATGCTATGCTGGCGCGAGAGAACCTTTCTTCCGGACGCTGA